A region of the Streptococcus suis genome:
GACGAGTGAGAACAAGGGCTGATGGTGTAGACTTGCTAGTCAATGACAAGTACCAAGCTGCCTGCGTTTCACGCGCATCTGCTGGACGGAAGACATTGAGGTTTGGCATAGCACGAAGTCCTGCCAAGTGCTCAATCGGCTCGTGAGTTGGGCCATCTTCACCAACTGCAATTGAGTCATGCGTGAAGACATAAGTCACAGGAAGACCCTGAAGGGCTGACAAACGAACTGCTGCCTTCACATAGTCTGAGAAGACGAAGAAGGTACCACCATAGACACGAAGTCCTCCGTGGGCTGCCATACCGTTCAAGATAGTACCCATAGCAAATTCACGCACACCAAATTGGATGTTGCGGTTGAGTGGGTTTGCTGAATCTTGCAAACCATCTTCCTTGATATAGGTCATGTTTGAGTGAGCCAAGTCAGCTGAACCACCTAAGAAAGTTGGCAAGACCTTAGCCGCTGCGTTGAGGGCATCTTGTGATGAGTTACGAGTTGCTTGTGAGAAGCCATTTTCGTAAACCGGGAAGTCTTCTGGCTTGATTTCAACTACGTCACGACCTTCCAAGATAGCTGTTACTTCAGCTGCTAATTCTGGATGTGCTACTTTGTAGTCTTCAACTAATTTCACCCAAGCATCGTAGGCTGCTGCACCGCGATCAGCTACATTAGCTTTGAAGTCCGCATAGACTTCAGCTGGAATTTCAAATGGACCATAGTTCCAATCAAGCGCCTTACGAGTTGCTTCTGCTTCCTCTGGTCCAAGCGGCGCACCGTGAACGGCATTTGTACCTTGTTTGTTTGGCGAACCATGACCGATAACAGTCTTGATTTCGATAAGAGATGGCTTACCTGCTGCCTTAGCTTTTTCAATAGCAGCAAAGATGGCATCTACATCTGTACCGTCTGTTACGAGGTCTGTATGCCAGCCATAAGCATTGTAGCGTGCGCGCACATCTTCTGTGAAGGAGTCTTTTGTTTCCCCATCCAAGTTGATGTCATTTGAATCGTAAAGAACGATGAGTTTTTCTAATTTTTGAAGACCTGCATAAGAAGCCGCTTCTGCAGAAACACCCTCCATCAAGTCGCCATCGCCACAGATTACATATGTATAGTGGTCGAAGATCGGGAAACCATCACGGTTGTACTTAGCCGCAAGGAAACGCTCAGCTTGAGCAAAACCTGTCGCAGTTGAGATACCTTGACCAAGAGGACCTGTTGTCGCATCAACACCAGCTGTGTGACCAAATTCTGGGTGACCTGGTGTTTTTGAACCCCACTGACGGAAGTTTTTGATTTCGTCCATGCTTACTTCTTCAAAACCTGAAAGGTGAAGAAGTCCGTAAAGCAACATTGAGCCGTGTCCTGCTGACAAGATAAAGCGGTCGCGGTTGATCCAGTTTGGTTGAGCTGGGTTGATACGGAGCTCTTTAGTGAACAAGCTATAGGCCATTGGTGCCGCACCCATGACAACACCTGGGTGGCCAGATTTTGATTTTTCAATGGCGTCAATACCAAGGAAACGAATTGCGTTTACTGAAAGTTGTGACATGTTTTTCTCCTTTTAAAAAGTCATGGTTTCATTATACCATAAAGCGTTTTCTATGTCTGTTTCAAAAGGCAGGACTTTCGTCCCGCCCCTCTTATCTTCTTATAGCAAGGCCTTGAATTGAATGTTCGAATCTTCCAAGAAACAGTCGTCAAAGCCACGTGGGTGATGGTATTCAATGCGGTCTTTGTCAAGTGGATAGGTGTACTTGCCACCAACTTCCCAGATGAATGGATGGAAGTCATATTGCAAGCGTTCTTTACGCATTTTCCAGAGCTGCAAGATTTCATCTGTTGAGGCCATAAAGTTAGACCAGATGTCGTAGTGAACAGGGATGATTACCTTAGCACGCAAGTTTTCTGCCATACGAAGAAGGTCGATTGATGTCATCTTGTCTTGGATACCGATTGGGTTGTCACCGTAATTGTTGATAGCAACGTCGATGTTGAAGTCACGACCGTGTTTTGCAAAGTAGTTTGAGAAGTGGGAGTCTGCACCGTGGTAGATGGTTCCGCCAGGTGTTTCAAAGACATAGTTGACTGCCTTGCGAGCCATGAGTTCATCTGTCACAGGAAGTCCTGCTAGTTTGCCACCGTTTTCTTCGTAGCCTTCGATTGGCAAGGTCACCAAGCAAGTACGGTCGAAGGACTCTACTGCGTGGACCTTGATGTCTTTGAATTCAAAACTATCGCCTGGTGCGATACGGATAATACGGTCAGCGGGTACACCCCATTTTTCCCAGATATCGCCACTTTCAACTGGACCGACAAATTTGACGTGGTCCAACTTTGGATTGTTGATGATGGCAGCGGCTGTGCTGATGTCCATGTGGTCACTGTGGACGTGCGATACTAGGTAGTAGTCCAATTCATTGATGGCAAATGGATCGATAACCATTGGCTGCACACGCAAGTTTGGTTGCAATTTACGGACGCCGGCCATGTTAGCCATTTGGTGTCCCCAAACCATGTCTTTCACTTTTTTAGTAGACTTACCACGAGATGACCACAGGTCCATAACCACGTTAGCTCCGCCAGGCGTCTTAATCCAGACACCACAGTTGCCTAACCACCACATAGCAAAGTTGCCTTCTGGCACTACTTCTTCTTCAATTTCTTCATTGAGCCAAGTTCCCCATTCTGGGAAGGTTGAAAGAATCCAGGATTCTCTTGTAATATCTTGAACTTTAGCCATTTTTCATTCCTCCTATAAGGCTGATTGTGTTTCTATGCTTCTAGTATATGCGCAAAAGGTCACAAAAAAAAGACCAAATAAAACACAGGCTTGTGTTCACATTTGGACTTTTGCACGTAGATGGCTAATACAAATCTGTTTCCAGATCGGAACTAGCTAAGCTTGCCAATAATTCATTGGCAATCAGATTTTGCAAACGCTGTTTCAATTCCAGGGCTTCCTGGCCATTTTCAACATATGACGCTAGGAGTTTGTCCAATTCTATGGCAAAACCTTTTTGACTGTCTGTCAGATTGCGGTATTTGGCAAAATGAATCAAACGCAAGACATCATCAAAATCCAGAATCGGATGGACCTGAATCACAGGTAAATCCGTATCCGTCACTTCATTGGTCGAAATCAAGAAGTCCACCTCCAACAGGTCTTCCACACTCTTAAATTGCTCTGTTGTAAAGACGGCAGAGATGGTTTTTTCAGGTAGGTGGTGCTGGCATTGTTTCATCAACAATTTCTGCACAGAAACTCCCTCATCACAGATAAGAAAGACAGTCGAACTGGTCAGCTTTCGACTACTGCTTCGACGAAGGGCTCCACCCAAATGCACCGTCAGATAGGCAATGTCCTCATCTGTCAACTGGATTTGCCAGGCCTCTTCCAAGATATGGCTAGAAGATTTTGTCAATCGAAAGAGGGTATCATACTTGTAGCGAATCTGGTCAACCAAGGGATTGCGCGATAAGATCCCATAGGTTTTTCGAAATAGCATGGCCTTGCAGTGAGCCAGCAAATCATGGGCTAGCTCCTCTTTTTTCTCCAATTCAAAATCTGAATGCAACTCAAAATGACGGATAAAGGCATCGACCACCTTCTTCAAATCCGCAAAATCCTGGCTAGTAACATGGGCATCCCGATCCTTTCGATAAGATAAGAGCAAGACGGCGATTAGCGACACCTCTATCTCGTCTAAATCAAGACCAAACTGCTCTTCTAGGGACTGGCTAATTTTTTGAGCAACACCGTACTCAATCCGTTCATAGACCAAGGCGAATTCACGGACAATCGCATCCTTCTCCTCTTGCTCCAAACTCATATTGCGATAAGTTAGCAACATATAGGGTAGAATCTTGAGCATCAGTTCAATTTCAGATCGATTGATTTTCTTACCAAGGTCTTTTTCAATACCATATACCTGGTGGGACAAAAATTGGGCCAAATCTTTTGAAAAAAGGGACTGGCAACCACTGAAAAGACTAACCTTGTCTTCCAAAATGCTGACAAAACTCTTGCTCGCTTCTGTGAACAAACTATAGAGTAGAGAGTGGATATACTGGATTTTTGTCAAGGGATGACAGGCCAGATCGTAACCTTGTGACTTAGAAACATAGAGGGTCATCTGATACTGTTCCTTGCTCAATCGACTACGGATTTCATTTAGATCGTTGAGAACGGTATTCCGTGAGACTTCTGTCAAATCCATCATTTTTTCCAAGGTAATTCGTTCGTGTGCAATGCAGATATAAAGGAGCATCAACTGCATCCGCTCATCCATATTCATAATATAGCTATAGGAATCAATGGAATCTAAGAGTTGACGACAGGCTTGCTTTTGCTCTTCGGACAAACGGATTCCGATCCGAGGCAGACTTTCGATTGGCTCAACATTGTCTGGAAAAGCAGCATTGATTTTTTCCAAGTGGTAGTAGATTTTTCTACGCGATTGTTGCAATTCCTTGGAAATAGCCATAATGGTTTCTGGCTCTTGGATACCAATCAAATGCCGCAATAAGGCACAACTACTTTTATCTAGTAACACCGTTTCTCCCTCCTCTCTTACTATTTTAACATATTTATAACACAAATTCCAACAACAATATAAATAGGTATTATTTTTCCAGTCAATAGATACTCTTGATAATCTCCACCCGTGTAATCAAATCTCCATGCATATTATCAATCCGTATAGCCACATTTTTCAGATAAATACAGGCACCGATGGCAATGGTTTTTTCTTCTTCATTGAGTTTGCGGGTCACAAAATCTCTCAAAGTCTCGCTACCTTCACTTGGAATTTTTACCCGTGCAATGATGTTGGCAACCTTAACCTTCTGGCTAGCCCGCATGATGATGTTGTTGGAATCATCAAACTGGGTAAAGAGATATTTTCGCACTGCAAATAAGATGGCAACCGACGCAATACCAATCAGGTAATCCATACTAGACCCATGTTCCACAATCAGTTGACGGGCAATGGCAACCAAGAGCACCTCGATGACAGTACTAGGCGATTGTTTGCAAAGCATTTTGATGAATTCGACCCCGACTGCCAAGGTCATTGCACGACTCAGAAAATTTTGAATAAACGTATCCGCTTGAATACCACCCGTCAGTGAACCAACTAAATCCGCCAACAACAATCCTGACAGTGCTAGGAGGGCTAATCCTAAAATGGCTGATAAAATCAACTCCAGATAGTAGGCAACCTCTGTCAGACTATCTTGTAAAAATTTTCTCATCTTTCTCCTCATCAAAAGAGAAAAAGCAGTTCTCCTTTTTGGGGAGTCTGCTACTTTTCCCTACTTTTTTTTCACACAAGAACTTAATGTTCATCACCTTTTTGTCCGTAATAGGCATTTGGACCGTGCTTACGGAGATAGTGCTTGTCCATGATGTAGCTTGGTGCTGGTTCCACCCGTGGATTGATTTGCTCTGTGTAGCGGTTCATCCGAGCCACTTCTTCTAGGACAACACTGTGGTAAACTGCCTGAGCAGGATCCTTGCCCCAGGTGAATGGCCCATGGTTTCGGACAACAATACCCGGAACAGCAACTGGGTCAATGCCACGGCGCTCAAATTCCTCAATGATGACTGAGCCTGTTTCTTTTTCATAGGCAGAATTCACTTCTTCGGCCGTCAAAGAACGGGCACATGGTACTGGACCGTAGAAATAGTCCGCATGGGTCGTACCATAAAATGGAATGTCACGACCAGCCTGAGCCCAACCCACTGCTTCTGTCGAATGGGTATGCACGACAGCATGTACGTTTGGCCAAGCCTTGTAGAGGGCAACGTGAGTCGCCAAGTCAGAAGAAGGATTGAGGTCACCTTCTACCACATTTCCATCCAAGTCCGTCACCACCATGTTTTCTGGTGACAATTTTTCATAATCCACACCAGAAGGCTTGATAACGATGCGACCAAGTTCACGGCAGACTTCTGATACGTTACCCCAGGTGAATTTGACAAGACCGTGGGCAGGTAGAGCGATATTGGCTTCATAGACCCGTTGGCGCATTTCCTGTAAATCTTTTGGCATTAGTTCAACCCCGCTTTCTCAATCAATGGATAGAGGAAATCCTGTGCCTCTTTAATCGCTGCTCGTGTTTCCTCAACCGTTTCGCAATTTTCTGACCACATTTCAATCAAGAATGGACCTTGGTAGTTGGTCTTTTTCAAGACTGCAAACATATTGTCCCAGTCCACACAGCCCTGACCGAATGGGACATCACGGAATTGACCTTTGGAATTTTCAGTTACCGCATAGGTATCCTTGAGGTGAAGGGCTGCGATAGAACGGTGTCCCAGATAAAATTCGCTGTAAATGTCATTGTGCCAAGCAGACACGTTTCCCGTATCTGGGTAGACAAAGAGATAAGGCGAGTCGATTTCTTTTTCAACGGCTAGGTATTTTTCAATAGAGTTGATAAATGGATCATCCATAATCTCGATAGCCAACATGACCTGAGCCTGTTCTGCCCAGTCGCAAGCCTTGCGGAGATTCTTGATGAAACGTTCTCTAGTTTCAGGTGATTTTTCCTCATAGTAAACATCGTAACCAGCCAACTGGATGACACGGACACCCAAGTCCTGAGCCAGTTCGATACACTGTTTCATGGTTTCTAAAGACTTAGCTTCAAGAGCAGGGTCATTGGATCCAAGTGGATAACGACGGTGACCTGAGAAACAAATGGTCGGAATGCGGACACCTGTTTCATAGATAGCCTTGACCAAGTCTAAACGCTCTTCCTTGGTCCATTCCAAACGAGCCAAACGAGCATCGCTCTCATCCACCGACATCTCCACAAAGTCGAAACCTAATTCTTTGGCAAACTCCAAGCGTTCCTTCCATGTAAAATGCTTGGGCGTTGCCTTTTCATATATTCCGATTGGTCGTGCCATAGGCCTTACCCCCAGATACGACGGATTTCGTCTTTAAATTCACGTGCCGCTGCTGCTGGATCTGCTGCTTCTGTAATACCGCGACCTGCGATAAAGGTGAAGACTTCTACACCCTCAAAGAGTTTGAGTGTATCCACATCAAGACCACCTGTTACAGAAACACGGAAGCCCATGTCAACCAATTTTTTCACTTTATTGAGGTCTTTTTCGCCCCACGTTTCGCCAGCAAGAAGGGCGTCACGAGATTGGTGGTAAATCGCTTGGGAAATACCTGCGTCCAACCAGAGTTGAGCCTGTTCAAACGTCCAATCACCGTAGAGCTCGATTTGGATTTCACCCTTGTCACCACGCACTTCCTTGATAGCCTTCAAAGCAGCTTCCATGGTTGGAATGGTCGCAGAACAAATACAAGTCATCCAGTCCGCACCACGAACGGCATTATTTTTAGCCACCGTACCACCAGCATCCGCACACTTGGTATCTGCAACGATAATCTTGTCTGGGAAAAGGCTGCGAAGAACTTCCACCAATTCGCTACCAACTTGGAGCAAGCAAACCGTACCTGCTTCAATCACGTCAACTTCATGACCAACAGACACAGCTGCCTTAATCGCTCCCTGCAAATCTGAGTGATCCAATGCAACCTGTAAATTTGGGATATGTTTTGTCATCTTTTCTTCCTCCTAGCTATCCAAGTCTAAACCTTCTAAATATGGGCTATTTTTTGATTCTTCCACCATTGCCAATACTTCTTCTGGAGTTTTGCAGGCAATCAAACGCTCGATTGAATTTTCCAATTCGAAGAGGGCGATAATCTGCGGAATAGCTACTGAAGTATGGATTTTTGGATCTGTCGCAGCCAAGGTCAATAGGACAGAAACCTCTTTACCATCTGAAAAGGCTACTGGTTTTGTCAAGGTAATCAAGGCAAAGGAATCTTTCAAAACACCGACACCAGCCTGGGCATGTGGCATAGCCATACCTGGCATGAGCACATAATAGGGACCATATTCTTCTGTCGATGCAATGATGGCATCATAGTATTCTTCTGTCGCAGCGCCACTTTCAATCAAGGGCTCAACAGCCTTGTGAACAGCTTCCTGCCAGGTTTCCGCTGTCAATCCCAAGCGAATGGAATTATTTTCCGTAAATGATTTTTGTAAATTCATAGTTTTTCCCTTCTACACGCTATATGAAAGGGGGAGGGAGACTCCCTACCCCTAACGGCTATTTATAGCACTGCTTGTAATTTTGTTTTGATTTCGTTGTCGTCCATCAGGTTGTCAAGACCAACCAAATGACCTTTCGTGCGACCTTCCAACTCAGAAATCAAGTGATTTGAAGCAACTACGATATCATATCCCGCCGCTAAACCTTTTGCTTCACCGACTGAGCAAGAAGCTGATTGAAAATCTGTTACGCCGAGTTGACGAAGGGCGTTTTCTACCTTCATCTTGATGACCATAGATGAACCCATGCCGTTACCACAAGCAGTTAATACTTTAACCATCTTATTTTCTCCTTGTTTTTTATAAAATATATTTTGTTGTTTTTCTTAATGAACCAAGTAATAAACGAAGTTTTGTTCTGTTGATTTTCGAATATCTCTCGTCTTACTGAAGAACAGGCACTCAATGAAAATCAGAAGCAGACTAGGAAACGCAGTCGAGGTAGCTTCAACAGTCTAGTAGACTGTTGAAGGTTGGAAATCCTACTTACAATAGTAAGTGTCTTTCGTAGAGTTCACCAAGGCAAGTTGACGACGTATCCTTTTGATTTTCGAAGAGTGTTAGTCAGCTTGCGCCTCACCGCGATAATAAGCTTCCTTATCTTTTGCTTTCGCAAATTGAAGTTGCGGAATAGCCAATAAGAATAAGCAAACAAGAACATAACCAGCAATACCGAGGTACTTAAATGCAAATCCAAATGGCAACCATGGGATTTCGAAGTCGATGTTTCCGTGGTAACCACCGCTCAATTCAAGCAAGCCGACGCAGACTGCACCAAGGGCTACTTGAAGGACACCTGAGAGGAAGGAAAGGATGGCTGCTGCTTTCCAACCACCACGTTTGTCAGCGTACACTGCGATAGCTGCGTTATCGAAGAATACAGGTACGAAACCAGTGATGATGAGGATTGGACTCTTGAAAACAATCAAGAGAACGATTGTAATCAACTGACCGATTAAACCGAAAGCAAAACCTGAAAGAACTGCGTTAGATGAACCAAAGCCGTAAGAAGCTGCAACGTCCACTGCTGGGAATGAACCAGGAAGCAATTTGCTTGAGATACCTTGGAAGGCATTTGTCAATTCTGCTACGAACATACGTACACCCTGCATCAAGATGAAGAGATATACTGAGAAAGTGAAGGCTGTTTGAATAACATACATAAAGAAGGCTTGTTTGGCTGGGTTGTATGGAGCACCTGAAGTGATAACTTCTGGATTTGCCATGATTTCTGGCCCCAAGATGAACAAAATCACACCGAAGAACACAAGCATCAATGTCGCTGAAGCAACAACTGTATCATGGAAGATGTTGAGGAAGCTAGGCAACTTCAAGTTGTCCAAGTTTTCTTCTTTTTTACCAAGTTTTGGTGCAATCTTATCGACAAACCAGATAGCGAATTGTTGTTGGTGACCGATGGCAAATCCACCGCCACCTGTTAATCGTTGGGTTGGCTCAACTGTCATGTTTGAGCTGACTGCCCAGTAAATACCACAGATGATACCAATCGCTGCTGTACCAAATTGATTGCGAAGAGCCGGGATAAGGAAGAGCACCATCAATGAGACTGTTGCCGCTTGTTGTACCATGATGTGTCCAGTGATGAACAGAGTACGTACTTTGGTAACCTTACGTAGTGCCACCAAGAGGATGTTGACACCGAAACCAATCAAGAGAGCTGTTGTAGCTGCCGATACGAAATCAGGAAACTCTTCAGCAATTTTTCCGTTTGCTGCTGCAAGACCGAAGTAAGGGTCAATAACTGCC
Encoded here:
- the tkt gene encoding transketolase, with amino-acid sequence MSQLSVNAIRFLGIDAIEKSKSGHPGVVMGAAPMAYSLFTKELRINPAQPNWINRDRFILSAGHGSMLLYGLLHLSGFEEVSMDEIKNFRQWGSKTPGHPEFGHTAGVDATTGPLGQGISTATGFAQAERFLAAKYNRDGFPIFDHYTYVICGDGDLMEGVSAEAASYAGLQKLEKLIVLYDSNDINLDGETKDSFTEDVRARYNAYGWHTDLVTDGTDVDAIFAAIEKAKAAGKPSLIEIKTVIGHGSPNKQGTNAVHGAPLGPEEAEATRKALDWNYGPFEIPAEVYADFKANVADRGAAAYDAWVKLVEDYKVAHPELAAEVTAILEGRDVVEIKPEDFPVYENGFSQATRNSSQDALNAAAKVLPTFLGGSADLAHSNMTYIKEDGLQDSANPLNRNIQFGVREFAMGTILNGMAAHGGLRVYGGTFFVFSDYVKAAVRLSALQGLPVTYVFTHDSIAVGEDGPTHEPIEHLAGLRAMPNLNVFRPADARETQAAWYLSLTSKSTPSALVLTRQNLTVEEGTDFDKVAKGAYVVYEVAGFDTILLASGSEVNLAVKAAKELEAAGTKVRVVSVPSTELFDAQDAAYKEEILPNAIRRRLAIEMGATQSWYKYVGLDGKVLGIDTFGASAPAQTVIDNYGFTVENVVKLVGEL
- a CDS encoding L-ascorbate 6-phosphate lactonase, whose translation is MAKVQDITRESWILSTFPEWGTWLNEEIEEEVVPEGNFAMWWLGNCGVWIKTPGGANVVMDLWSSRGKSTKKVKDMVWGHQMANMAGVRKLQPNLRVQPMVIDPFAINELDYYLVSHVHSDHMDISTAAAIINNPKLDHVKFVGPVESGDIWEKWGVPADRIIRIAPGDSFEFKDIKVHAVESFDRTCLVTLPIEGYEENGGKLAGLPVTDELMARKAVNYVFETPGGTIYHGADSHFSNYFAKHGRDFNIDVAINNYGDNPIGIQDKMTSIDLLRMAENLRAKVIIPVHYDIWSNFMASTDEILQLWKMRKERLQYDFHPFIWEVGGKYTYPLDKDRIEYHHPRGFDDCFLEDSNIQFKALL
- a CDS encoding ascorbate 6-phosphate lactonase; its protein translation is MLLDKSSCALLRHLIGIQEPETIMAISKELQQSRRKIYYHLEKINAAFPDNVEPIESLPRIGIRLSEEQKQACRQLLDSIDSYSYIMNMDERMQLMLLYICIAHERITLEKMMDLTEVSRNTVLNDLNEIRSRLSKEQYQMTLYVSKSQGYDLACHPLTKIQYIHSLLYSLFTEASKSFVSILEDKVSLFSGCQSLFSKDLAQFLSHQVYGIEKDLGKKINRSEIELMLKILPYMLLTYRNMSLEQEEKDAIVREFALVYERIEYGVAQKISQSLEEQFGLDLDEIEVSLIAVLLLSYRKDRDAHVTSQDFADLKKVVDAFIRHFELHSDFELEKKEELAHDLLAHCKAMLFRKTYGILSRNPLVDQIRYKYDTLFRLTKSSSHILEEAWQIQLTDEDIAYLTVHLGGALRRSSSRKLTSSTVFLICDEGVSVQKLLMKQCQHHLPEKTISAVFTTEQFKSVEDLLEVDFLISTNEVTDTDLPVIQVHPILDFDDVLRLIHFAKYRNLTDSQKGFAIELDKLLASYVENGQEALELKQRLQNLIANELLASLASSDLETDLY
- a CDS encoding L-ribulose-5-phosphate 4-epimerase — translated: MPKDLQEMRQRVYEANIALPAHGLVKFTWGNVSEVCRELGRIVIKPSGVDYEKLSPENMVVTDLDGNVVEGDLNPSSDLATHVALYKAWPNVHAVVHTHSTEAVGWAQAGRDIPFYGTTHADYFYGPVPCARSLTAEEVNSAYEKETGSVIIEEFERRGIDPVAVPGIVVRNHGPFTWGKDPAQAVYHSVVLEEVARMNRYTEQINPRVEPAPSYIMDKHYLRKHGPNAYYGQKGDEH
- a CDS encoding xylulose 5-phosphate 3-epimerase, giving the protein MARPIGIYEKATPKHFTWKERLEFAKELGFDFVEMSVDESDARLARLEWTKEERLDLVKAIYETGVRIPTICFSGHRRYPLGSNDPALEAKSLETMKQCIELAQDLGVRVIQLAGYDVYYEEKSPETRERFIKNLRKACDWAEQAQVMLAIEIMDDPFINSIEKYLAVEKEIDSPYLFVYPDTGNVSAWHNDIYSEFYLGHRSIAALHLKDTYAVTENSKGQFRDVPFGQGCVDWDNMFAVLKKTNYQGPFLIEMWSENCETVEETRAAIKEAQDFLYPLIEKAGLN
- the ulaD gene encoding 3-dehydro-L-gulonate-6-phosphate decarboxylase UlaD (catalyzes the formation of L-xylulose-5-phosphate from 3-keto-L-gulonate-6-phosphate in anaerobic L-ascorbate utilization) is translated as MTKHIPNLQVALDHSDLQGAIKAAVSVGHEVDVIEAGTVCLLQVGSELVEVLRSLFPDKIIVADTKCADAGGTVAKNNAVRGADWMTCICSATIPTMEAALKAIKEVRGDKGEIQIELYGDWTFEQAQLWLDAGISQAIYHQSRDALLAGETWGEKDLNKVKKLVDMGFRVSVTGGLDVDTLKLFEGVEVFTFIAGRGITEAADPAAAAREFKDEIRRIWG
- a CDS encoding PTS ascorbate transporter subunit IIA (phosphoenolpyruvate-dependent sugar phosphotransferase system; functions with enzymes IIB (sgaB; ulaB) and IIC (sgaT; ulaA) enzyme I and HPr for anaerobic utilization and uptake of L-ascorbate; sgaTBA are regulated by yifQ as well as Crp and Fnr; IIB is phosphorylated by IIA and then transfers the phosphoryl group to the sugar; IIC forms the translocation channel), with product MNLQKSFTENNSIRLGLTAETWQEAVHKAVEPLIESGAATEEYYDAIIASTEEYGPYYVLMPGMAMPHAQAGVGVLKDSFALITLTKPVAFSDGKEVSVLLTLAATDPKIHTSVAIPQIIALFELENSIERLIACKTPEEVLAMVEESKNSPYLEGLDLDS
- a CDS encoding PTS ascorbate transporter subunit IIB (phosphoenolpyruvate-dependent sugar phosphotransferase system; functions with enzymes IIC (sgaT; ulaA) and IIA (sgaA; ulaC) enzyme I and HPr for anaerobic utilization and uptake of L-ascorbate; sgaTBA are regulated by yifQ as well as Crp and Fnr; IIB is phosphorylated by IIA and then transfers the phosphoryl group to the sugar; IIC forms the translocation channel), with amino-acid sequence MVKVLTACGNGMGSSMVIKMKVENALRQLGVTDFQSASCSVGEAKGLAAGYDIVVASNHLISELEGRTKGHLVGLDNLMDDNEIKTKLQAVL
- a CDS encoding PTS ascorbate transporter subunit IIC: MDFLQTPLNWFSQNILQNPAFFVGLLVLVGYALLKKKPHDVFAGFIKATVGYMILNVAAGGLVTTFRPILAALNHKFQIDAAVIDPYFGLAAANGKIAEEFPDFVSAATTALLIGFGVNILLVALRKVTKVRTLFITGHIMVQQAATVSLMVLFLIPALRNQFGTAAIGIICGIYWAVSSNMTVEPTQRLTGGGGFAIGHQQQFAIWFVDKIAPKLGKKEENLDNLKLPSFLNIFHDTVVASATLMLVFFGVILFILGPEIMANPEVITSGAPYNPAKQAFFMYVIQTAFTFSVYLFILMQGVRMFVAELTNAFQGISSKLLPGSFPAVDVAASYGFGSSNAVLSGFAFGLIGQLITIVLLIVFKSPILIITGFVPVFFDNAAIAVYADKRGGWKAAAILSFLSGVLQVALGAVCVGLLELSGGYHGNIDFEIPWLPFGFAFKYLGIAGYVLVCLFLLAIPQLQFAKAKDKEAYYRGEAQAD